A window from Candidatus Zixiibacteriota bacterium encodes these proteins:
- a CDS encoding NDP-sugar synthase, translated as MKAIIMAGGFGTRLRPLTINIPKPMVPIGNIPMME; from the coding sequence ATGAAGGCAATCATTATGGCGGGAGGATTCGGCACCCGCCTCCGCCCTCTTACCATAAATATCCCCAAACCGATGGTCCCTATCGGCAATATTCCGATGATGGAG